GTGAGAAGAGCACAAACAAGTAGCTAGTCCACCTAAAACATTCATGAACTCTCTAACTAGTagcatttctttttctgaagtACTGCAGAGAACTGAATTCGGAGTACAGAGACTTAAAGGAAAATCCTGGTTAATCTTATTTCCTTGCTAATGATGTTAGGTTTATGAACCTCATATAGATCTGCAAGCAAAAGTTTCTTTCCTTCGGGAAAACAGGCATTTTTCCTCAAGAACTGAGTTTACTCATATTTTCAAAGGATGTGCACACTTTCACTTACAAGTGCACATTTACCTTGGTGCTGCAGGTATATTGGAGGCCTGGTGGTCTGGACAACCCTGGGAGGAAGTCTTGCTGCTCTGCTTGTGGCCACAGAATAGTAGCTCCTGACCCACTCAAAGAGCCTGGGATGGGTGTCAGAGGGGCCTGAGGGCCGGTGGAAGTCAACAATGCGACACCTGTTGAAAGAAATCAAAAGAAATCCCTCTTATCGTTTTAAACATGTGCCCATTACTCCTGTTAGAATTGCTCTGTTTTAACTGGCACAGTCTTTGTTAGTTACTGGTCCTTGCTCGTGCACTTGCTGTTGCACCTCGCCCGTCTCGTGAAGAGCCACTCACTTCACCCTGAGAGATGTCAGCACAGAATAGATTTCGGTGGCTCCTATCCAGGCGCGCGAGCCCTGCAGCTTGTGGTTGAAGTGGTAGGCTCCCTGGGGATCAGCACCTTCTCTCCAAGCATCTTCAATCATCGCCTGCACTCTTGGAATACATGGGACTGCCCCGCCTCCGGAACAAAGAACGACATAAAACCAGCACATGTCACCGAGTCCCGTTTTCAGCTTCGGTGGTAGAATCGGTTCATAACATTTCTCAAGAAACTGATAAAAGAGATCGTTATTGTTGAAATAATGTTGAATAACTACTGAATAACTCTAATCAGTTATCCATCCATGTCCTGTTCAGGTTTAATGGCTCAAAGTGTAAAACACAGGTTGTATGgttcagttttctgttttttgagaTGATTAAGCATTGTGAAGCGCAGAAATTGAAGATGTAAATTTCATATGCGAGAAAAGCCCAAACATTTCCTAAAGAGAAACaactaatttttttaaaacaactggTTAGTTAGGCAGTACGAGTGAAACCCAGCACAGTCTGTATTTCTCCGGTATagtctatataaatacagtgcTTCTTAGCATTTTGCTTCCAAACTTTTATGGAGAAGTTCTCTCATCTTCATCATGATGCTCAGATGATTCTTACAATGTTGTTACTTAAgtactgtttttattaaatacacaactgctggttttcattcctgaAGAACATAATTACCTAACTGAAGCCTTAGCCGAACTACTGTATAAGTTTTTTAATTGAACACttgcaaggttttttttaatcagaagtttaggattgtattttatttataaaatacagtCGTTAAAAGGCACCCCCTAACATATTAAAGAGCTAAATATAGTCAAacagtttaaattattattaatcatttttaaatgtatggaACAAAAGCCAGCAGGTGTGTGAACCTCTAGGACCTGAATTGGGAATCCCTGAAATAAGAAACTAAGGGCAACCTGTTAGTAATCTGTGGGGAAATACTGCCACTTTGGAACTACAGACAGAAGATGTACCCTGGAAATAGTTTCTTTTGAAGTTACTAGATCAGACACAAATGTAACAAACATCTGAAATTGATAAAGCGCACAGAGGGAGATGCAGATTACATTTGAGGCAGTCCTTGTACAGATCCATCTTCAGAAGACAGGACAAAAGCATCTGGAAATTCCTGTAGCCACATCCCCAGCCCTTATCTCCAGCAGAAGAGTGGAAATGATCTGTTTCAGCACAAAGCCACACATGTGCAGTGTCTCTTCCTTCTCTCTGATAGTATTCATATAATGCTCCAATTATACctacaacataaaaaaataatatttcactgAACCCTGGCATCATATATCCCAGAACCAAATTCAAAAATGCCTATTAATAATTGATAAACTATGAATCCAATAATATGCACACAATGAATCCTTaccttaatatatatatatattctatgACTTGTTTTCAAAAATGGGACTGAATTTCAGTTTTAGAAGTTCAAATGATTCTGTTCACTGTGTGGtgctggactggcatcctgtccagggttgaTCCTGGCTGGTGCCCACAGCCTGCCAGGCTAGGCTCAACAGGACCCTGCAGTGGACTACCTTCTTATAGAACTTGAATGAACTCTTCATGACTTGGGGACTATTGTGAAGAGGGAACTATTTTTGAATACTTGTTGAAAAGTATAAGAAAGTGGAGTGCACTTAATTCCTAAATACTGCATTATAATCGACTTCATTTCATTAGTGCTTCTATAATTAAAAGACATAAATTCTGGAAATTTCACAATTTTACAAGTCACTAGCAATGCTTTTTTCCTTGTGAACTACAAATGCAATTTTCTTATCGAAGACACCCACACGTATTTTGTACCTGTACAAAGACATTTATCCTACATTTCTGAaattgaggggaaaaaaaaatcaaaatcaatatTTAATGTAATAACTAGGTTGCAATTCAACAATTTTTCAATATAGAGGCAGCTGACTGTACTGCAAAACCGTCATTTAAGTAGGTAAatgttactgtaaatattacaAACCTGATGTCCTTGTTTTCCCGTCATCTACCCCAGAAGCTAGGGATTCCATCATTTCTGCTTTCCTTCTGTGGAACTCAACAGCTGTCATCTGGCCACGGAACACCGCCCTCTCCATGTTCCGAACGTGCTGTTTCTTATATCCACCACTGCCATCCAAACCAAACTGCGCCTGTCACAGAAAAAGGAGCAAATAGTTCTTAATCGTATACATCTACAGAAAATGAATTTTGGCTCATTTGAATATTAAAGCAGGGagcttgcaaaagtattcacaacCTTTGTacgatgtcccattttgtgatcCTATAAAATAATGCAGAgttttttttcaacattttattcaaaacctgaatacTCACTCTGAAAACTGAAGACTAAGGGTAAGATATGTTGTAGTAAATACCAGCAAaaacgaaagaaaaaaaatccagaatttGTTGATTACATAAGCTTTCAGACCTATCAAcgcaatatttggtagaagcaccTTTGGTAGCAATAACGGCCTCAGGTCTTTCTGGGTAAGTCTTTACCACCTACTGACTTTTTTGTGGATTATTTTTGGCAGATGCACTCAGACTCTCTCACGTTGCTGGGGACTGCTTatagacagcagttttcaggttTTTCCCACAGATTCTCAAACAGATGCAAGTTATGACTTTGACTGGGAATCAAGGACATTCCCTTTCTGATTCTTAAGCCATTCCAGTGTAACCGTGATGATAGGCCTTGTTTtaggtctgaagcaggttttcctccaaACTTTGCCAGCACTTTGCTCAGTATATATCAGTCGTGACAAACTTACATAAGACTGTTTCCCATCTCAGCAACTGAAATCTGTAACTGTATCATGTAATCTTTAACTCCAGACTGACATACCTAAACTGCTTCTATCATTCCCAGCTGCTCAGATTGGAGGAACATCTTAATAACAGCTTAATCTAGGCAGCATCTGGGTGCCTTCCATTTCTTACTGACTGGATTTATCATATTTAAAGAGGGACAggatggtggtgcagtggctagTTTTCCTGCCTCACACCACTGGGGCCTcaggttcagttctggacttgGGGTGATATCTGTGTGGAATGTGTATGTTCTGGCCCATGTTCACAAGGGTTTCCTTTgcgtgctctggtttcttccaacagtacaaaaacatactgttagCTTAGTTGGTTTCtaagaaaactggccctggtggaGTGTAtgtttgtctgtctgccctgcgatgaacTGGCTTCCCGTCCAGGCTACACCCTGGCTTGTGcccttgcttgccaggataggctctagctCCCCCCCGACCCTGAACTGGTCAGAAAATACATGGATGTTCTAAGAGATATTCATTGCCTTTGAAATGATTGTGTACaattctcctgatctgtgcctgTGTATGGCCTTCCTGGTTGAACCAGGGAACCAGGTTGCTTAAAATTAATTACCTGACTGAGACTTTACAGAGATTTGCTCTGAAATTATGTGAACTGCTATTATTAAAACCAGACAGAGGCCACTAAACTAAATGTATGGCTCATTAAGATACGTTGGGGAATATTAATTTACTGCGGGTTTGTCACAGCATAGGGTTTGGAATACTCATGCAATCACGACTTTTCTTTGACTGCGTTGTACAAGTTATGTACATAAGAAATATACATGAATTGCTACTTCAGAGTGTCACGACTGCAATCTTTAAAGCGACAaattgtaaaaacattgcaggggtctgaatacttttgcaaggcactgtcgTGGGAAAAACAGAGCCACagcattaaatactgtatgaagtgttttaaataaaatgatcgATGCGTCTATGAACTTTTTTATGCTACAATATATGAGTTTAACGTAAGTTAAGATACATGAAAATAACTTTAAAGCACTTACAACAACTGAATGACTGAAGTCTCactcttcattttttaatgaaaagagtGTGTGCTCCAATGCAATGCTATGTTGCAGATTAAAACACAATAACCTGCAGTTTCTTGAATTCCTCGGCTTCTCGCCGTGcctcttcttttcttctttgtatTTCCTCTTCCTCTTGTAGCTTCATGGCCAAACCCAGATCGGAAGGGGCATTctctaaaagaaaatgaaatcaaatacaAAAGAGCTGGAGAATTTTAATGACTACTGTCTTGAGAGTTTGCATTTCCAAAAGCTCAGCTATTAGTTTTTCATCCTGAAAGCACGCTGTACCTGCAACCATGCTGTTTTCCATAAGATGGAGGTCAACATGTTCCTGCAGGATGATGCTATTTCTGAAGATCAAGGAACAAAAAGGACACTGGTACAGTTTTCCTGCGTGACTctctagaaataaaaacatgcatATCTGTTAATCAATACAGAACTTTAGTGCACAGAAGATATGAAGTTATACGGTAAAAAACACTCAAAgtataaatgttacattttactttatgtTAATGTGAATAGTTACAAGGACTAACAAGCAACAACACAACAAACCACTAAATTTGTATTCACTGCAGCTACTATGCAAATGGAAGCATGTGTTATTTCAGTACTGATTTTTACAGTACCTAAATCCcttctactttttaaaattagtttataCCTTACAAAGAACCACTGCCTTCTAACAAATCTTTTAGCTTTGATCCTCAGAGTACCTAAAATACAAAGAGTGAAAGTCTAccatatttgatattttttaatttatattttgttgtcCACTGCTTTTATTGAGTCTTGCCCACAGTTCTGTCCCATGAAATTCATCAGcgtaattaacatttaaaaaaacagaataaattaacCAGTGGAATGTTTAGGTCCTTCTGCTCAAATGGCTATTCTTTAAACCTATTCTGCCAGGAatgtatacagtaatactaaGAGGGCAGCTGAATACTGAGCTTCCACTTTAACATCCATCACACTTACACTACAGGAATGCCCATACATACTTGAAGTTGTATATTTTGCATTTGCTGAGTCACTGGCTGAGCAGTATGCTCCTGAGAGCTCAACTGGTTCCTCGTCTCCATCAGGATCCTGGAGAGCCATGCTTTCTTCTCCCGTTTTCACTGCCTGcttacatataaaataaaacgTTGCTCTGTTGAAAGTCACGCTGATCTAAAACACCACTGGCAATTCCAAAAccggttttattttatttatttttttacttgattTGCAGGGCTTTTCCAACTTGTTTTACGTTTTGTTTCTTAGAGAAGGGAACATATTGACAGatcttcaaaactaaaaaaaactaaattaggAACTATTTAGCATGACACAGGacattacagtgccttgcacatttttcattttagttcaggtgggtagctgcatcagcatatgcagtctgcaaaggaacaagtaataggtttattccatgctgaaaagagaagaaagaaaacacaacgtttcggccttggAAGCTGTTGCATTTAAGCCTTCAGTCATGGCAGTTTGAAGCTGCTATTAATCTGGTATACACCCCAGCTACTCCAGTATTACAtaaatcagtggttctcaaactttttggaccaagtaccatcCCTAATCCacccaaagcatccaagtactacctacaagtcatcatctcataggaaccccagaaattctcaatgaccaacatgagcgggcgtgcactcacactcacacatacatataataaatattataataataacactttaaaggtggcttcgcaaagtgttttacagaaaaaaaacagtaacaacaacaaataaaaataataaaaaacaccatttcagttagaggggtgagcctgtttagtcgagcaaagcagatgtgaattaatttttcgagccttgatacaattcacaacagtctaacagattttaaatcgtcaggcattttcttgactgcaAAAGTCTCACGGTGGATTTTGCAACGCGTCCATTCATTTCTGctgcaacctctctaattcatgCATTTACACCGCTGTGTTGGCTTGTCATcgctcaagcaccgtctgtacaaactcagacgcattttatccagtcgatgccattctcttcgataaattcattcagaaactgaaatatgtgcACTCCcatagttcctgttggtagctgTTTACAggacagaaagtcctcatgggacttgccctcaaactcgtatctaacgtaaacgagcaagttggccaaatcgactacagactcatctaatcgcagtgaaaaacatctgctcatcttaacgcgctctatcagtgtacttttgatataatccttcatttcaataattctatgagtgaccgTGTCTTCCGgtgggcagcaggtcgagctgtttagcagctttttctccacatatAATACacgtcagctcttttgccaacggtaaataaggttcttcaaaaatagtgtggcttccctgctttagcaatccgcaagcttgcatttttctgcgtttccgtttttatttccgtatttattttaagtttttatttcatgcgcatgggagcaaaacacagagacgctcagtgtatttttctcaaattaacctagtacagttcttaaatatttttctgttatctatcacgctttcctgtcctcacaagattaccagcattcgtagcacgtatttctatgcattcctgtacttacaacattggcattggtccaaaatcatgcacattctcctacctcccatacagtagctttttttttaaatacaattggtcacttgcgtccatagcacgcattcctatagagtggtatagaattacagagtatctcttgtgtccactgaagtattagcgcgcactgtatcgtattACGTAGGCTGCATATTTGACACgtactaaaatacaaaatatgaaaacccgtcccgatttttcagcgcacacgacagTTCAAGGGTAATTTGGCGTATTACCTGGCGGCACTCCGTGTACCACTGCAGGTACGCgcaccacagtttgagaaccactgacgcaaattattaaaatatgaaaaaaaaatggaaaggcaTGATTGCATAAAaattcaaaccctttgctgtggcaaacctaaattaatttaggggCATAAAATTACCTTCATGAGTCACACAACTAGATCAGTGACCTCTGTCCGTGTCCAATAGTTGTTCacagtatttcagaaaaacTATATATACACCTCTGTGAGGTCCCTCTGTCAGGGACATGCAAAGATTCAATCTCGGAGCTTTCAAAATAATTCAGGAATAAAGCTGTCTAAAGGCAGAGATCAGGAGAaaggtataaaaacattttaaaaaaccttAATATCTCTTAGAATGGTGAAGCAGAACATAaccagtttggagggacagacattgcctagatcaggctgtccctccaaactgagcagctgggCAAGGAAGAAAACTGGTTAGAAACACCACTGTGAGGTAAACGCTGACGCTCCACAAAGGAGTATGTATGgatcagaagaaaatatttcatatcCAACACggagtttgcaacaaagcatcTAGGCGATACTGCAACCATACGGCAAATCATTGATTTGtgattattttcttcaaaatctCTGGTCCCAATGTGGTCCGACACATCAGTGTGCAAAGTTGACAAGTCTTAATAATtaaacaatcaacatattttagattttcctATTTAGTTGTTGTGGATAGTTACAGTAACGTATCTTACCTTTAGAAGTCCTCAGTGTGAGTGTTCAGGTTTTGAAGAcgatattaaatttaaaaaagtaaacaattttgtgattttacaaAATGCGACAATATGAAAGGTGCTTTAAATCAAACCAAAAGACAGTCCGAAACTTTTACTACTTATGATAATAAACCCAAGCCagtttacatgttttgtttgcatttgcaaAATTGCTATCTGGCGCAAAGCTTGACACAGGAaacgaagaagaaaaaaaataagatgtaCCAAAGATTAACAAGCTTCCATTATCAAAATTAACCATGATAGTGGATTAAAAAGGTTCAAAAGGTTATCAAGTACATCTACCAAAACAAGAACttaaggaaaacaaataaaacattactcctgggacatttttttaataaggaaGTAAAAAGTTAGGGGGATTCTGTTGTGAGGATCAAAATATatgaaaacatatattttaacaACATCTTTAAAAACTCATTATCTATGGATAcacttattatatttttttccaacttGACTTACCAAATGATTGGTTGGTCCTTCTCTAtcctctttctttattttttctcttaaaatgCTTTTAGATGTAAAGCACGGTTCTTctggaaaagtgaagaaaaacatAATGCTGATAtagccttttattttattgttagagAATATACAGTTTGAAGCTTGAAGAAGCTACCTGAAATGAATGAAAGGAAAGCAATACAAAATGCAAACAATGATAGGCTAAAAGTGTAAAATACACATAAAGGGATGTTATGTTATACTACTCTTTCAAAGTACTGTGtattttggtcaccaccatgcaaaacattttgctgctctggaatctggAAAATGATATCTTAGGAAAGggctccttcaagaaacagctgaacgAGATCCCTGGATCAATAAATTACTATTAATCATGGTAAATTAGTTGAATGTCCTACTCTTATATGTAGCCATTTTTCTGTTCAGAGAAGAACTGCATATTTTCACTCACACTGAGAAAGACAGCCCAGTGGACTTCAgaaagaacagtgaaacacaaacattGGGACATGAATGGAGACTGATGGGAAGctcatttaaaactaagaacaggaggcacgtctCTACACAAAGGATTGCGGGAGTATGGAAAAATCTACCTAGCCACAGCATTCTTTGAGAAACTTCTGGCTGAGATCTACTAAAAAACAATCAAACTAATGGACAAATGGCTTCCTCTTCTTTGTGAATTTTACGTTCTAAAACGTTTGAAGATGTAAAACTTCCGGTAACTATTCTATCACTCCAGGAATAACCCAGTGGAGTCAGCTGTACAGACCAGTGGatgaatataaaattatttataaaactgtaaataaaagaaTGCCAATAATTTCTTATAATTTACTGTTAAACTGACCCGCACGCCAGAAACACAATGGATAATCGGGGCAAAAAAAACTACCCAGGAAAGAGTTGCAAACTACAAAAAAGACTAAATTTAAGACCGGGAGTTACATACTAGTTAAACAAAACTGACATTTTAAGGAACGCGCAGGATCCGAGAACCCTGAAGGGGACTGGAAAAGTAGCAGTTGcctaataaaaaagtgaatcaTCACCTGGCTTTCCATGGCCAGTACACTGTTTAATGTTCTATAAAGGACATACTAATACAGTATCTTACAATTACGGTTGTGCTAACTATACCTTCAGTGTGTTGTTCTTGTAGGTGGAGCTCAACGTGCTCCTGCAGAATGTAACAATCGGCGCAGACGAGGGAACACATTGGACATGGGTACATCCTCTCTTTATaacaataagaataaaaaaagattaaaatacaaAGGACACATAGTTCTGAGCAAAATAGACAACATGCCTAGCTGCTAATGCAAATTGTCTGCAAAAAGGGAAACGGAAAGACCAACTTCTTGCACTTATGCAGTCATAAACTTGAAGAAGATTCCACGCTAAGAACCTACTACAGCTTTGAAGTTCAGAGACACCAAAGTGAACAATACTGTCAATACTGTTCGGTCCTATTGTGCTACAGGTTTAGAGTACTGGATCAAAACTCCACAAAAAGCACTGAATGGGAAGAACTCTGTTAAATATCTACTTATCTATCCGATGCATCCCTAAATGCAATCTGCGTCACACTGAACGTAACTCTGTTAGCTCCTAATTCCAGGAAATGCAATCCAGACGACAAGTGTTTGCAGCAGAGtaacaaacacatacagtaacaaacCCGGTGCCTGCTGGGAACTTCAAATCTAGAATAATGAATAAATATTCTAGAAAAAATCTAGAAGAAATAGTATTATTTATGGCACTCTTCTTATTCGTGCAAGGCCTAGCTGTTAATAAATAActtgcagggtttttttttaatttcacacttatttttccttctttgaTCCATAAGGAAAATGCCAGATACAGATGGTTAGGAAAGGAACTACATGAGAGACAAGCGTTATTACAACGCTGCTATACAATACCTACCTTTCTTGGGTGAATGAATGcgtttttgttttgcctttacTTGTGGTCCTGAGCATTCCTTCGCCACATGCTCCCGTTCGGATGTACATGCTGCGTGACTCACAACTCTTTCTGAAGCAGCCATCCCAGTTTCTCTCGGCGTTTGGGGGACTTTTGTGGATTCTCCTTGATCTTGTATTTTTAATCCATTTTCCTTCCATGTAAAAGAATCCTTTAGCACGTGTGCAGCATCCTGAGACATACCAACTACATGCTTTGAGTTCTGGGGACCTTCAGGATCGGATACTTCCATAGTGTTGTCCGTGTGGCCAGAGGTGGATGCTTCTACCACCTCTATATCCAAACCTGATTTAACCTCTTTCCGAGCGGAGGTCTCTGATAGCTCAGTGTTATTCTCTGAGTGGGCTATATCAATATGAAATAGCAGTTCATCGTAGGTCACACCTGACAGACAGCAGATCGGGCACCTAATTTCATTTTCCAAATGGCTGAGGAGGAGGTGAGTCTTCATGTCAGCTTCAGACAGCCCCTCCTCACCACAGATTTCACAAGCAAACATGATGTCAGCCTTCAATtatatctgaaataaaaaataaagctgcGTGATCAGATCTTGCCACAGAGGTACACAATGACAAACATCTGACATCAACCtctaataacaaaaataatttacaaaaactATAAATCCGttaataaaaagcaaacaatgtAAGTGTCGTGCATTATTACACAAACCCTGACTgaacagaacaaaaagaaaataaagattgaAAGATGAcagtattttaaacttttataaCATTATACCACGATGGGTAATATTGGTTGGTTTTAAACACTGTAATATATATTCCACAGTTCTGGCATAATTTACAAGTAGTAAGAAATCTGTGGAAAGGACACAATACGTAGAAAAGGTTAGTTCAAAATGAATTGTCATTTGTGCAGCATAAAACACGACTTTCTGTAGGCCTAGGTGTTTGTATGGACATCATTTACATATTCTTGACACTGTAAAAAGCTCTAAAAGGGcagtaaaatgttaaataatacaGTCACAGCTTAGAAATCATATCAAGAGATGTTACAGAACCTTAAAATGGTACAAAGCACAAGATGTCATTTACATTAAGTGTACAGCTTTGATAACCAAATAACAAAAAAGGATATTGCTACATTGGAATCTCTCCAGAGAAGTTAAACTTAACAAATTCCTGGGTTGAAGTAATGATCTGATCTGCACTGACAGGTTTAAAGAGCttgactttttttgttgctgttctgTTGCTGGACGTCttccaaataaaaacacacagcagagGACACCAGTGGAAATGCATCGTGAATTGACATGAGCTGGAGTCCGTATCTTAATAATACTATTCCCAATAGCAATATTATTTTCagacttttatccaaagcaacttacagATGCTTGACAAAAGGCGTTTAACAGGAAAGGGTTTATGAAATTAAGAAATGGATTACGtatgcaaaatacaaaatacgtACGAGACTCAAGGTGCAGTTGGACCAGAGACTGCGAGGTTTCATGGTCGTTTACATAAGCACACAGTGTATATTTCGGTCCTCATCCAAAAACTAATTGAGTGTTATTCTGTTACATAAATTGTATACgtttcagttaaaaaatattgaCACATGTAATCCGAAATAAGTACTTATCAGTAACTATGAATTAAAGAATAGAAAGTTTCAACAAATTCGCTCCTGTACCCGGACaccacaacatactgtacattgaaaatatgatgtttttaaaagaaatctctTAAAGCtgaatcaaaacaaaacaaacaaaacaggatTGTTGTCATTCACCGCGGCGTGAATGACAACAGTCCTGAAGAACCAAGGCCAAGAGCTAACCGGGAATAACAATGCAtaacaaagataaaaagaatatAAATAATTAACACTATTCCGCGCTTTTCTCCGGAAAGGTAGAGAAGCATAACAACTTAAAATCATCTTTAAAGACACCGAAAGCTCTGAAAACGGATAAAAACAGGGCAAGAAATGTGCGCTTTAATTTGCCTCGCTTCCTCACCCTTCTTTCTCGTATTTCTACCGCTTTGATCGCTGCCGCTGTACACTCACTATTGCAGCAACAACACTTGcgttttcattttccattcagCCGACTCCTCTCTTCCGCACGTGAATCCCACCCGCCCGGGCAAGGCCGCGAGCCAATTGAGTGCAAATACGTCACGTCATTGGCCGTGGCCATTTGAGAACATGAAGGTGACGTAATGCGGAATCTCGACGCTTGGGAAGAAATAGACACATTAACCCTCTCTGTGCACTGTTCGTACAAAACACGCTCTGTAGCATGCTTACACTTTTATGTTATGAGTAAACCGTGCTCCGAGAGTATTCCCTGTGTTGGGAATAAGTGCTAAAGTACTCCGTCTACCTCCTGTGTGGTCAGGACGGGACTCTGGCGACTCAATG
This genomic window from Lepisosteus oculatus isolate fLepOcu1 chromosome 2, fLepOcu1.hap2, whole genome shotgun sequence contains:
- the zufsp gene encoding zinc finger-containing ubiquitin peptidase 1 isoform X1 is translated as MFACEICGEEGLSEADMKTHLLLSHLENEIRCPICCLSGVTYDELLFHIDIAHSENNTELSETSARKEVKSGLDIEVVEASTSGHTDNTMEVSDPEGPQNSKHVVGMSQDAAHVLKDSFTWKENGLKIQDQGESTKVPQTPRETGMAASERVVSHAACTSEREHVAKECSGPQVKAKQKRIHSPKKERMYPCPMCSLVCADCYILQEHVELHLQEQHTEEEPCFTSKSILREKIKKEDREGPTNHLQAVKTGEESMALQDPDGDEEPVELSGAYCSASDSANAKYTTSKSHAGKLYQCPFCSLIFRNSIILQEHVDLHLMENSMVAENAPSDLGLAMKLQEEEEIQRRKEEARREAEEFKKLQAQFGLDGSGGYKKQHVRNMERAVFRGQMTAVEFHRRKAEMMESLASGVDDGKTRTSGIIGALYEYYQREGRDTAHVWLCAETDHFHSSAGDKGWGCGYRNFQMLLSCLLKMDLYKDCLKCGAVPCIPRVQAMIEDAWREGADPQGAYHFNHKLQGSRAWIGATEIYSVLTSLRVKCRIVDFHRPSGPSDTHPRLFEWVRSYYSVATSRAARLPPRVVQTTRPPIYLQHQGHSRSIVGIEEKKNGSLCILIFDPGCPSEDMKRFLGNDLRPGNLRHLRRFPSGLKHKQYQLVAVEGVLSPEEKQVRLQSSRNLCAEKIP
- the zufsp gene encoding zinc finger-containing ubiquitin peptidase 1 isoform X2, producing the protein MFACEICGEEGLSEADMKTHLLLSHLENEIRCPICCLSGVTYDELLFHIDIAHSENNTELSETSARKEVKSGLDIEVVEASTSGHTDNTMEVSDPEGPQNSKHVVGMSQDAAHVLKDSFTWKENGLKIQDQGESTKVPQTPRETGMAASERVVSHAACTSEREHVAKECSGPQVKAKQKRIHSPKKERMYPCPMCSLVCADCYILQEHVELHLQEQHTEEEPCFTSKSILREKIKKEDREGPTNHLAVKTGEESMALQDPDGDEEPVELSGAYCSASDSANAKYTTSKSHAGKLYQCPFCSLIFRNSIILQEHVDLHLMENSMVAENAPSDLGLAMKLQEEEEIQRRKEEARREAEEFKKLQAQFGLDGSGGYKKQHVRNMERAVFRGQMTAVEFHRRKAEMMESLASGVDDGKTRTSGIIGALYEYYQREGRDTAHVWLCAETDHFHSSAGDKGWGCGYRNFQMLLSCLLKMDLYKDCLKCGAVPCIPRVQAMIEDAWREGADPQGAYHFNHKLQGSRAWIGATEIYSVLTSLRVKCRIVDFHRPSGPSDTHPRLFEWVRSYYSVATSRAARLPPRVVQTTRPPIYLQHQGHSRSIVGIEEKKNGSLCILIFDPGCPSEDMKRFLGNDLRPGNLRHLRRFPSGLKHKQYQLVAVEGVLSPEEKQVRLQSSRNLCAEKIP